The Plasmodium cynomolgi strain B DNA, chromosome 5, whole genome shotgun sequence genome segment ATTTTTTTGCAGGGTGTTTATTCGTTCGCTGTGGGATGGAATGACATAGCGTATAACTGGGGTGATTTATCGCTCGGGTGGTGAGGCGACGCTTTTTTGCTAAAATGTGGGCTGTGCACATTGGAGGAGTGATCCTCTCTGCGGTTTCTACGGGGCGGTGTTCCTGCAGCTGAGGTTTCTACGGAGTGGTCTTCCTGCAGCTGAGGTTTATACGGGGTGGTATTCCTGCAGCTGAGGTTTATACGGGGTGGTATTCCTGCAGCTGAGGTTTACTCCTTTTGAATGGATTCTTACGTGCACAGCGACTCGTGCCGCTTATAGATGCAGCGGAAGGTGAAGTAGGCGGCTTTCTTTGACAGGATTTTCAAATAAGTGGCCAGGGTGGAAATGTCGTCCGCGTACTGGCGAAGGGGTGCAATCGGGGAAGGGGCACCGCCACCATGTGTTGCGTTCGCAGGGGTTCTCACATGGGTGTGGCATGCATGGGAGTGGCATACAAATGGGTGTGGCATACAGGGGAGAGGCATACACCGGAGTGGCACACACCGGAGTGGTTGCAGTTGTGCACACAGGGCATCTTCTTCACTGGGGAGAGAAGAACTGCTTGCGGTGAGCTGGTGGAGCAGCCCTTTGTGCGTAATGAACCCTACCTCGCTGTGTATCTTCCCAACATGTATGTCGTTTCCAGTGTCGGAATGCAGACCGCGAAGTTGAGCAAAAGTTCTCTCGAACAGTTCCGACACGGTctccttttcaaatttaaacAAATGAATCAGCTCCGTTCTACGTGACACATGGTCGGGACAAAATACAAAAGAAGACGTGGCTTTCTTGTTCACCATTAGGTCAGTCAGCTGGATTTTCTTgttgtttaaattttccgtcagtatgttatttttatatatggcATGTGAAAGGTCGTATGAGATGAATAGCGAATGGTTGTATTTTGGTTGTCTCTCCTTGGGGAGAGCCTTGGCGAGGCCCTTCCGCGGAGTTACTTGCACTACGTTACTAATTAGGTGGataatgtacatacatgtgtagAGAAAAAACTTCACATCTAGATAGTCCCTTCGGATAAGTTCATTCTCTGCATAGGAGGACCCATCAGGGGGGTGCACTTTCCCAGGGGGGTGAACCTTTCCAGGGTGATGCACCTTTCCAGGGTGCTGACCTTTCGCGATGGTTGGTTCACTGTTCTTGCCGCCATTCCGTTCCTGAGGATCTGTCTCCTTGCTGACTCGAGTATGCTTCTTCGTTCCCCCTTCGGAGGTCCCCTTGCCGCTCCGTTTTACCTTCACCCCACTGGGTGTGATTCTTTGTGTGCTGCTGAAGTTCGTCTTTGTGTCGAACGCGCTGGTCTCGTTTTCTGCCCCAGTGTCAGGTTTAGGGACGCACTTCTGGGGTGGAACCGTCTCGCATGAAGACTCCTCCACGTCCCGTtgctttcccatttggtcGATCCCTTTGGCCCCTTcttgttcttccccccctttagGTCCCCCTCCCCTATCGAAGAGGCCAAAGGTGAGGTAGTCATCCGGGCTCTCCTGCAATCCGGTATCTTTGGAGAACACCAAGTTGGGCAGGTGCGGATCTATCATgcgagagagaaaaaaattactcacAATGGAGTCCTGTCGTGCTAAGTCCAGCTCGTatcttttttctatttttcggAATGTGCCAATTTGATAGATGCAGTTTTGCACTCGGGTGAACTTGTCCTGGAGGTTTAAGTGGTGGGTCCTCGGGGGGGCCGCGTTGGCGAAGTTGGAGAAGTTGGCCCCGTTCACAACGCTAACAGGGGTAGCAGAGGTAGCAGGGGTAGCAGGGGTAGCGGGAGTAACAGGGGTCGCATGGCTAACAGGGCTAACGGGGCTATGCGTGCTTGCCACCCTCGGCGCGTTGGACCCCCCCTTGCCACTCTGCGCGTCCCTGGGCGACCTTTCCATCTTAAGGGAGACCCTAGACGCGTATGCTGGGTGCCTAGCCTTGGTCTCCGCAGGATATGGCACCCCCGCACTTTGTCCGCTGGCCTGCCCAATACACACCCTGATCTGATAAActagaagataaaaaatgaggaggttattttttatttcctcctttgtGATCAGATAGTCAATCATTTGTCTATCTGTCGGAGGTGGTGCTGTTCCAGATTGGCCCCCCCTGTTGGAGCTTCTGCACGAAATGGCCCGAAATTTGttgttaaatatatactCATTGGCACTGAACAGATTTTCGATGTCTTGTCTTTTCttcgaaatggaaagaaggagaaaatttgaattatGCAAAAACGTTTCAATTGTACCCAAGTCGACGTTGGTTTGGCTAGTCCTAATGAGCATGGTGTAATAAGTGTctacctttttaatttctgcTCTTAGTTCTTTCTCCCCACATAGTAACTGTTCCCTAAGTGATTTGAAGCTACCTTTGAATGCTTCCGCCAGTTGGGTGTACCCCCTGGGGAAGTTGTCCTGGTTGTGGTCGTCGTTGTCCTGATCGTTGTCGCTACCCTGGTCGTGGTCGTCTCTTTTTCGCTCGAGCATTTTCTCCATGAGGCAGATGATCTTTTTAAAGTGTTGGTAATCCTCCCAGTTTTCTTTCGTCACCTGTTCATATTCCTTCACCAATTGggacaattttttggaagCGTTATcaaacgtttttttatttgctttatatttttcctccaattTGATGGCTATctctttgattttttcttcatctctGCGGAGCTGTTCTTCTAACTTATCCGCCTCTATTTCTTGGCAGCATTTTATGCATTCGCTTTCGGAtctcatttttgtctttaGCAGGTGTTCGAATAGAATCTCTTTAAATCGCTCGTAGTAGGAGGAGGTAAAATTTTGGAAGAGCTGTTTTAGGAGGTCCTCGTTGAATAGCAGCTCGTCGGGTAGCAATAGCTTGGGGACTTGAGGCATTGGAGGGGGTGTCTCCTCAGAGTGAGTCCCGTCAGGATTAACCTCCTGGTTGGAATAGTTTTCCCTGttcgcttcccccttctgcTGAGTGTACTCTCTTCTAATCTGCGCAATGTTTGACTTAAtgttgctttcctttttcttctctgcgTAGgaagtctttttttctgtttgtccAGCAGGCCGTGTCTTCCCTTTGACGGTCCTTTCGAGACCACCTGCAATATTACTGCTACGGTGTAGCAGCTCCATCATGTTACCCCTATAACTCATGTAGGTGTGGTACCAAATGGTTTCTGCGTcgtacgtgtatatatgtttgtCTCCGACTAGCTGTCTAATTATATTCCTTTCATTGTCATcgctgtttcttttttgttggcCCTTTACATTACTGTGCTTTCCCTCACCTGGGTTGGCCTTTATGCCACCTCTCTCGTTATCCCTCCGAACAGATAGCGTCTCCCCCTCTGCATTTATCACCTTGGCTTTGCTCAAAgcggagaagaagaaatccCCCCACAGACGTTTCGACTGCGCCAAGAGAGTCTCATTAATGGTTcgagcttcttcttccccatgTGTTACATAGCTTTCTAATTTCTTCATCGCTTCGTCCTTAATGGATAGCAACCTTTTCATCTCCAAATGATCCTTACAATGCAGACATTTCATCACAACGGAGTTATACTCTCTCAACAGTGTGTCATAGTTAGAGAGGAATAAACGATTCTGCTGAATGCATTTGTTGAGAgattcatttattttcctttcaaCATGGGAGGTCATTAAGAGTATGTCACTTTTTAAGGtctccaaaatggagaaaaaggagagtatGAAATAATCATCTCTCAAATTTATCATGTTATAATGAGtcagaatattttttgtaatttttttgaaaatatttttatttttgcaaacttGTGCGAAGATCATTTCGTGACtgtgtttttcattttgctgggTTACTCCATTTGGGTTATCTTCCATGCGGTTAACCTCAGGGTGGTTTCCTTCTTTGTTGTGTTTCTCCATACTTGGTTCCTCCTTTGGGTggtcttccctttttacttCTCCCTGTATATTCCGTTTTGGCGTTACGTTGGTCCTCCCTGGGGTGGTGTCTGTCTGATTCGCCTTCCCAGCACACTGCTCCTTTTTGAGCCATTTTGGGGAAAACATTTTGGGAGTCTCCCTCCAAGGCGGCCTTCCCCCAGCAGTGGCTGTCGCTGTTGTCGTGGCCGCCTCCTCTGCTGTGCCCCCCCCGACGGCAGCCGCGAAATTTTCCAAGTGGAAGAACGTGTGCAGGATGACCTCCCTGTAGCGGACCATTTCTGTCTTTATCTCCTCGTACCTCCTGAGGTACTGCTCATAGTGTTGATTCGCATTCTGGTAGATGTCGGAGTAATGCCGTGGGTGGTGTTTCGCCGCTTCGTCCTGCGTTGCCCCGCCTGCTCCATCTTCTGCTCCCCCCTGCTGAGAGGCTAAGAAGCCAGAGAAGAACTGGTCAGGCGCGAAGCCAACCCTTCTGGCGTACACAGTATTGTAATTATCTTCGAACATAGCAATGAGGCGGTTAAAAACCTTATCCGTGGATAAACTATTGAGGTAATTTTGCGAGATGATGGAGTAGACGTAGCAGACGTCTCGATAGCTCTGTTGATGAAGGATGTCTCggaggaaaatatattcacatcGGTGATATTTTTCGTACAAATAATTATACGTCTTCGTTATGTAATCATTAAAGTAAGTGAGAAAGtcgagaaaaaattgttttcccctttccatTTCGGTAGTAATAAATTGGGAAGCTTCCTCTGTGctgaagaatattttttccttcattttcgCTTGCAGATGGTGAGTGCTGTCATTCATTCCTTTGATTACCCTTTCGTGTTTCctctcaaaatgggaaataaattttttaattttttcattcatgtTGGTAAATAGATTTTGTACACATTGCCATTTCTCTGTGAtgtcttctctttttttgtctaccttttttttgatctcATTtagtatgcatttttttgtattttctgaGCAGTCCTTCATGATGGGTGTGCTGCTCATTTGGGGGCCATCCACTGCGTTGTCACTTGTTGGGATGAATTTCTCACATACTTTTGTCTCCATCAGAATTGTGTAGTATGTAACATAgaagttgttattttttatttttccttgtgAGTTCTCTTCCCTTGGTGATGGATCCCCATCCCATTTTAATTGAAATGCTTCTTTTGTGAGTCTTTCCACCTGGGTCAGTATGCTCTCCATTTCGCTCTTTAGCAAATTCGCCTTTAAAAACGTTtcgctttttatttcctctaTGCAGTTGTCGACCTCTCTGTGATAGTCCTTTATCAATCTATATGAATCACCTTCTGCCTTGCTCAAATATCTGTGCATTCTTTTTATACGTagtttcttcattttttccattggGTTATTTATAGCGTTATGTAGGGAGTGTTCATTTGTGTGTCCCTCATTCAGTCCTGCTCTTTCTTTGTTGAATGTTATCTCAGTTTGATGGTTCCCTTCGATGTTTACTGTATCTCTTGTGTGATTATATCCCGTCTTGCTTTCCTTCCGTTGTGTCTCCCTTCCATTCTCCTGATTGTACTGTTCATTGTATTTGTTTTCCTCGTCTGAGGTTTCTCTACTCCTCCTCTCCGCATGCGCTTCCACACATCTCATGACTTGTGCGATGTTGTCCGTCTGGTTTGTcactttccccccttcaattatgtgcacataattttttgccaacTCGTCATTCCGCCGTTCTGTAAAATTCCTTTtatcgaattttttttcctcctgaGCGGATAAATTTtcctctctcttttttttactctccaagaaggagttcattttttcactgaaatttgttttcttcattttttcatcaccaCATCAATTTTGTTTGGCCCCTTCCCGATGAGTTATTCTGCTATTCGTTATTGCTCCCCTGTGTATGCTGAACATGCTGAACATGCTGAATATGCTGAATGTGCTGAAGCGAGTACTGTCGTTATCCGTGTCAGTCTTTTGCGAGCATCCAAATGGAGGCCATAATTTAAGGTGCGCGAAGTGTAAAGCGGAAGTATATGGCACACTTCGGGCCCCCCAAGGCTTAAAATGTCTTTGCCACACGTGCGTACACACACGTAGGTAGACGAACCGGGGAGAGCTCACACCCATACAGGGGTTCACCAGGGGGGAAGAGGTAAACTGGTCGACCGAGACAAatggttattatttttgagcggcattcaaaaaagaaaaagaaaaagtggaaaaaatggcaaagtggcaaaatggcaaagtgGCAAATGGCGAAGTGGCAAATGACAAATGGCAAATCGCAAAACTTCGAATCCGTGGGGCCAATTTTATCGCCGAAAAAAGGCATGTGATGTGCGGAGGGCAGCCAACGTGACGGTCTTGACCATGCAGACCAGTTTTGcccaaacgaaaaaaattgcacttcAACGTTTGGCGCGACTTCTAAATAGGTAAAAGCTTGCGCATCAGCAAATTGGACAAACGGAGTAGAGAGAAGCATAAGAATGCGTTCCCTTGTGCATGTGGCGAAAGGAGATCCACCCCCCCTGTCTTGCGCACATTTGGAGAGAgacagaggggggggggagaagaccCGAACATGCACTCCTTTtggccttttcctttttttatatcaaatTAGATAGTGTCATGAGCATATTTGAAGACTCATACGAATGCCCTTATGTAGaggaagaaggcaaaaaaaaaaaaaaaaaaattccccctcTCTTCAAAATGACAAATGTGCGGGGAGATACGGGTTACTAGTTTTGCACACAGGATTGTTGGGTGGGCCTTGTGGCATGTTATAACTTCATCTAGGTGATTTCGNNNNNNNNNNNNNNNNNNNNNNNNNNNNNNNNNNNNNNNNNNNNNNNNNNNNNNNNNNNNNNNNNNNNNNNNNNNNNNNNNNNNNNNNNNNNNNNNNNNNNNNNNNNNNNNNNNNNNNNNNNNNNNNNNNNNNNNNNNNNNNNNNNNNNNNNNNNNNNNNNNNNNNNNNNNNNNNNNNNNNNNNNNNNNNNNNNNNNNNNNNNNNNNNNNNNNNNNNNNNNNNNNNNNNNNNNNNNNNNNNNNNNNNNNNNNNNNNNNNNNNNNNNNNNNNNNNNNNNNNNNNNNNNNNNNNNNNNNNNNNNNNNNNNNNNNNNNNNNNNNNNNNNNNNNNNNNNNNNNNNNNNNNNNNNNNNNNNNNNNNNNNNNNNNNNNNNNNNNNNNNNNNNNNNNNNNNNNNNNNNNNNNNNNNNNNNNNNNNNNNNNNNNNNNNNNNNNNNNNNNNNNNNNNNNNNNNNNNNNNNNNNNNNNNNNNNNNNNNNNNNNNNNNNNNNNNNNNNNNNNNNNNNNNNNNNNNNNNNNNNNNNNNNNNNNNNNNNNNNNNNNNNNNNNNNNNNNNNNNNNNNNNNNNNNNNNNNNNNNNNNNNNNNNNNNNNNNNNNNNNNNNNNNNNNNNNNNNNNNNNNNNNNNNNNNNNNNNNNNNNNNNNNNNNNNNNNNNNNNNNNNNNNNNNNNNNNNNNNNNNNNNNNNNNNNNNNNNNNNNNNNNNNNNNNNNNNNNNNNNNNNNNNNNNNNNNNNNNNNNNNNNNNNNNNNNNNNNNNNNNNNNNNNNNNNNNNNNNNNNNNNNNNNNNNNNNNNNNNNNNNNNNNNNNNNNNNNNNNNNNNNNNNNNNNNNNNNNNNNNNNNNNNNNNNNNNNNNNNNNNNNNNNNNNNNNNNNNNNNNNNNNNNNNNNNNNNNNNNNNNNNNNNNNNNNNNNNNNNNNNNNNNNNNNNNNNNNNNNNNNNNNNNNNNNNNNNNNNNNNNNNNNNNNNNNNNNNNNNNNNNNNNNNNNNNNNNNNNNNNNNNNNNNNNNNNNNNNNNNNNNNNNNNNNNNNNNNNNNNNNNNNNNNNNNNNNNNNNNNNNNNNNNNNNNNNNNNNNNNNNNNNNNNNNNNNNNNNNNNNNNNNNNNNNNNNNNNNNNNNNNNNNNNNNNNNNNNNNNNNNNNNNNNNNNNNNNNNNNNNNNNNNNNNNNNNNNNNNNNNNNNNNNNNNNNNNNNNNNNNNNNNNNNNNNNNNNNNNNNNNNNNNNNNNNNNNNNNNNNNNNNNNNNNNNNNNNNNNNNNNNNNNNNNNNNNNNNNNNNNNNNNNNNNNNNNNNNNNNNNNNNNNNNNNNNNNNNNNNNNNNNNNNNNNNNNNNNNNNNNGCTTCACAGCATTGTTTTTTGATAAGGCCTAAGGGAAGACACACATTGGAGGgcttttaaaataatctgTTCCCATTTGCGGGTAACAAATTGCATGATATTACTTCACTTGgtgcgttttttcccctgccGTCTTCGTTTTGCTTGGCAGGTGTGCACTTTCGCGTTTGCGCAGCGTGAATACGCGTGCGAGGCGCAAATAAAAGGTTCGCGAAGAGAGTTCGTGTGAGCTAAGCGGTGCCATCTAAGCGCTGCCATTTAAGCGGTGTCATCTAATTGCTGCCATCTAAGCGCTGCCATCTTCGTGTGGGCACGCGGGTATACGTGAGTATACCTACGCGCATCTCTTCAAGGCAGACGAATACGTTtcgtttgcaaaaaaggaagtagagcgaacgaaacgaaacgaaacgaaacgaaacgaaGCATGGCTATTTCTTCAAGTGTGGGAGTTATGGAAAGTGATGACGTAAGCCAAGGGGACTACTCGTGCAACTCCGAGACAACAGCAGGTGCTGAGACTAGCGCGAGCGAAGATGATGATGGGAAGGGGATTCAAATTAAGATCAAGAGAGCCATCGAAAATGGTATACTGgatgaagcgaaaaaaaaaaggaaaatactCAATTTTGATAGaagcttgaaaaaaagaaaaaatttgaaaatcgAACAGGAGGGATTCAAAATTAGCATTCGGAAGTTCAGACTGTTTAAAATTGaccacgtgaaaaaaaaaggggaggaaatgCTCCCCCCAGCGAGGAATGACCGGGAAGTGTCCACCAGGGCTGATGAGGACAAAGCAGGTGCTGCCAAGTGAAGTGGACCTTGAGGGGAGAACCACGCAGGAGGCAAAACATGTTACCTCCCTCTCGGGCAATCCCGTCTTTGCATTAAAAGTGAGCGACGGTAGATTTGCATCCAGCGTGGGAGCTTCcaacagaacaaaaaaaaaaaaaaaaaaagatatgtatatgtatgtgtatgtatatatatatatatatatacatatatatatataaatgaagaCCACTACGCNNNNNNNNNNNNNNNNNNNNNNNNNNNNNNNNNNNNNNNNNNNNNNNNNNNNNNNNNNNNNNNNNNNNNNNNNNNNNNNNNNNNNNNNNNNNNNNNNNNNNNNNNNNNNNNNNNNNNNNNNNNNNNNNNNNNNNNNNNNNNNNNNNNNNNNNNNNNNNNNNNNNNNNNNNNNNNNNNNNNNNNNNNNNNNNNNNNNNNNNNNNNNNNNNNNNNNNNNNNNNNNNNNNNNNNNNNNNNNNNNNNNNNNNNNNNNNNNNNNNNNNNNNNNNNNNNNNNNNNNNNNNNNNNNNNNNNNNNNNNNNNNNNNNNNNNNNNNNNNNNNNNNNNNNNNNNNNNNNNNNNNNNNNNNNNNNNNNNNNNNNNNNNNNNNNNNNNNNNNNNNNNNNNNNNaaaaaaaaaaaaaaaatttaatgaaatggTAACCGCACAAAGTTGCAAACCCACGAAGCTCCAAATCAAGAGGAGGAAGGCCGCTTTACCTGCCTGGACAGCAAAACCTCCAGTGGAGGGAACTTCCCCCTTTACGCGTTTGCGCACTTGGGGTGGAAATACATTCCCGGAAATGGGCAGTTTGCCAGTCAGGGGAGTTATGCACACGTGCGTAcgtttgtgtgtgcaaaaaagtgTAGCCCTACAAAAGGGTAGCCAGTGGCCAATGACATACCTGGTCAATCGCATTGCGCAACCTTTTCCGTTCCTTTccgttttcccccttttagcTGCCAACCCCTCAAATGAGGGCGCATTTGTGTCTATTCAACTGCCCGTAGGTACTTCTTTTCGCGAAAGGGACAGTGCACGTGCCGGCCCCATTTTATGGAAGCACACAACTGGCGGTGTACGTACAAGCCAAGATTCGTACACGCGTCCGgatgttttaaaattttgtttttaatttttgtttacttcATTGAtatgctttattttgtccaattTTACTTTAACTCGTTTGATTTTTCCTTGACATCAACAACTCATTTGCGTCATTCCTAATCGGACTGAACAAGACGCTCGGTAACCTCTACATTTTGGCACTCTGAATTGAGCAGTTTCCTGAGggtgttatttttcctcccactttttccactcattttcccctcccccatttgtaCCAATCTGTGTGCCCCATTCTCTCAAGTGACTAGATAactctgcaaaaaaaaaaaaaaatgaagctaAGCCTTTGTAGCGTCCTTTTTGCATTCGTCCTGTGCTCCCTTTGCGGGGTATCCAGGGgaataaatgaagaagggCAAAAGGGCGGAGTAAAAAACGAGTTGGGGAATGTAACAATAGAAGTCCTGCCAGCTGACGATGATAATGACGATTCGGAGTTAACCAATTATTTGTTGGACGAACTGATGGGGAATACCGAGGAGAGTGGGCAATTGTGAATGGTCCACGGGTGGGGATGGCGGCATGACGGGGATGCAAAGCCTACGTAGCGGGAGTAGGAGCGGAGTAATCTTCTAATCGGGGTGTAGATCAAACCGCGCTTGCGAAGTGTGACCCATTGGGGTTACTGAAATTCACATGTGATATTAAACCTGAATATATGAGATGAAACGGAAGCGAAGAAGTAGGGGGAAACTCGCGTCGGATGCTTATTTGTGAGTTGCCCTTACAGTAGTGAACCGCTTTTGGGACGTGCTTGCCACTATCGCGCTGCAGCGTTTTGTAGACCCAGCAATGAGTGTGGTCCGTGACACGCTCTACATTATATATGAtttagtttattttattcatataattttatttattttttattttttttttctaaacgTGGGCGTATTTGCCAAACGCGTTTAAGcaccttttggaaaaacagTTTTCAACTCTGTGTCGACGCTGCGACAAATTGGAACTGCGTTTTATGAGGTGGCAACGAAAAGGGGGACAAGTCCtcgcataaaaataaactaacATACATGGGCACGTGTACATGCACAGAAGCAAACACCTGCAACGGCGGGGGGTCATGCAGGTAGCTTCGCCCATGCGCCGAATGGCGTACGTGTGCCCGTTGCGGATGCTGCGATATTTTTGCGTTTCCAGGGGCACCCCCTATTATCCGCGTGTATGCGTGCGTAAGTTTCGCCCGATTCGTCACTGTGTGCATAGCATTGCTCCACCAGGGAAGCGTCCTTAACttaaccgttttttttttttttaaaggtgGAAAATAATACCACGACGCAATGTTGCTCTGTGTTTATATGTAGtcttgcccctttttgtccccactccatttttcacccttttttcaccttttttttacccttttttcaccctttttacattttatactttttccACAGCGAGATCGAAGAATTATGCTAAAGGAATATACCTTACGTAGTTAAACTTTTCCATCCTTCGCATTTGTCGATTCTTATAGAGAAACTTTTCCATGGAAGTGTAGTTTCCCGACGTGGGCACGTTTTGCAACTCTACATTTTTCCTTGTACGTGCTTAACTTTTTTGGGGGACGAAAGAAGGAGTCACAAGGGGGAACAAAGTTTGTACGTTTGTATGTTTGTACGTTTGCATGTTTGTATGTTTGCATGTTTGTACGTTTGTACGTTTGTACGTTTGTACgtttgtatgtttttttttttttttttttttttttttgtacaacaTTTTCACCTTGcctgttcagaaaaaaattcatcaacGTGACATCACAGGATTCGCTTaaattggaggaaaaaaaaaaaaaaaacgaagcaaaaggAACGTACTTAGAATGATAAGCTTCATCCCGCCGCTCCTCGTGAAGCCTCTCCTGTACATTGGTTTAGTTGTCGCTTTAAAACATGCTTTGTACATCGTCTACTGGGTGTTAAATTGTGTAAGTTTTTGTGTGTGCTGTCTCTCTGCTTCAGCGAGTCGGagatttttctccccacaATTTTCGCAGCAGTGCATACGTAGGCATATACACACAGATCTACATAAACGGCATGTACGTGCGTGAGCGCGTTTCTCCCTCCTTTGCTCTTAGCTGAAGTGCAAAATATTTGCTAGAAGACTGAGAAGCTATGGCGACACAGTTATCATCACCGGGTGCACGGACGGAATTGGAAAAAGCTTGGCATATTCACTCATAAGGGaaaatgttaatttattCCTCATTAGTCGTAATGAGGATGCACTAAAGAGCATGAAGGAGGACCTACTCGTGAGAAACAGGAACTACAAGGGACAGATCGATTATGCAACGTTTGATTATAATACAGGTAGCTTCACCTCCTATAGGGGTATTCAGGAGAAGATCGAAAAATTGGATGTCGGAATTTTGATTAACAATGTGGGGGTTTCCTACCCGCACCCGTTGGTAAGTACAGTGCAGTGCAGCGCGGTGGAGGAGCGGGACG includes the following:
- a CDS encoding hypothetical protein (putative) encodes the protein MKKTNFSEKMNSFLESKKKREENLSAQEEKKFDKRNFTERRNDELAKNYVHIIEGGKVTNQTDNIAQVMRCVEAHAERRSRETSDEENKYNEQYNQENGRETQRKESKTGYNHTRDTVNIEGNHQTEITFNKERAGLNEGHTNEHSLHNAINNPMEKMKKLRIKRMHRYLSKAEGDSYRLIKDYHREVDNCIEEIKSETFLKANLLKSEMESILTQVERLTKEAFQLKWDGDPSPREENSQGKIKNNNFYVTYYTILMETKVCEKFIPTSDNAVDGPQMSSTPIMKDCSENTKKCILNEIKKKVDKKREDITEKWQCVQNLFTNMNEKIKKFISHFERKHERVIKGMNDSTHHLQAKMKEKIFFSTEEASQFITTEMERGKQFFLDFLTYFNDYITKTYNYLYEKYHRCEYIFLRDILHQQSYRDVCYVYSIISQNYLNSLSTDKVFNRLIAMFEDNYNTVYARRVGFAPDQFFSGFLASQQGGAEDGAGGATQDEAAKHHPRHYSDIYQNANQHYEQYLRRYEEIKTEMVRYREVILHTFFHLENFAAAVGGGTAEEAATTTATATAGGRPPWRETPKMFSPKWLKKEQCAGKANQTDTTPGRTNVTPKRNIQGEVKREDHPKEEPSMEKHNKEGNHPEVNRMEDNPNGVTQQNEKHSHEMIFAQVCKNKNIFKKITKNILTHYNMINLRDDYFILSFFSILETLKSDILLMTSHVERKINESLNKCIQQNRLFLSNYDTLLREYNSVVMKCLHCKDHLEMKRLLSIKDEAMKKLESYVTHGEEEARTINETLLAQSKRLWGDFFFSALSKAKVINAEGETLSVRRDNERGGIKANPGEGKHSNVKGQQKRNSDDNERNIIRQLVGDKHIYTYDAETIWYHTYMSYRGNMMELLHRSSNIAGGLERTVKGKTRPAGQTEKKTSYAEKKKESNIKSNIAQIRREYTQQKGEANRENYSNQEVNPDGTHSEETPPPMPQVPKLLLPDELLFNEDLLKQLFQNFTSSYYERFKEILFEHLLKTKMRSESECIKCCQEIEADKLEEQLRRDEEKIKEIAIKLEEKYKANKKTFDNASKKLSQLVKEYEQVTKENWEDYQHFKKIICLMEKMLERKRDDHDQGSDNDQDNDDHNQDNFPRGYTQLAEAFKGSFKSLREQLLCGEKELRAEIKKVDTYYTMLIRTSQTNVDLGTIETFLHNSNFLLLSISKKRQDIENLFSANEYIFNNKFRAISCRSSNRGGQSGTAPPPTDRQMIDYLITKEEIKNNLLIFYLLVYQIRVVVNGANFSNFANAAPPRTHHLNLQDKFTRVQNCIYQIGTFRKIEKRYELDLARQDSIVNPHLPNLVFSKDTGLQESPDDYLTFGLFDRGGGPKGGEEQEGAKGIDQMGKQRDVEESSCETVPPQKCVPKPDTGAENETSAFDTKTNFSSTQRITPSGVKVKRSGKGTSEGGTKKHTRVSKETDPQERNGGKNSEPTIAKGQHPGKVHHPGKVHPPGKVHPPDGSSYAENELIRRDYLDVKFFLYTCMYIIHLISNVVQVTPRKGLAKALPKERQPKYNHSLFISYDLSHAIYKNNILTENLNNKKIQLTDLMVNKKATSSFVFCPDHVSRRTELIHLFKFEKETVSELFERTFAQLRGLHSDTGNDIHVGKIHSEYADDISTLATYLKILSKKAAYFTFRCIYKRHESLCTERINTLQKNLLKKFKELNERLKVTDTGDNTASQVTKRKEAIKSLFDSYVSTIRDIDTPPEKANAKGEGNVTFLKIHHVDMSSDYDLSDIVKKIDKSYGPTDDHRQTDSGAKRKASAEILYLPYSEENLYIAKKLENKMNKYGERLYAHMAKALDGKKKEIIKIISNDVKEHRRYYE
- a CDS encoding hypothetical protein (putative), coding for MAISSSVGVMESDDVSQGDYSCNSETTAGAETSASEDDDGKGIQIKIKRAIENGILDEAKKKRKILNFDRSLKKRKNLKIEQEGFKISIRKFRLFKIDHVKKKGEEMLPPARNDREVSTRADEDKAGAAK
- a CDS encoding hypothetical protein (putative); this translates as MKLSLCSVLFAFVLCSLCGVSRGINEEGQKGGVKNELGNVTIEVLPADDDNDDSELTNYLLDELMGNTEESGQL
- a CDS encoding steroid dehydrogenase kik-i (putative), which encodes MISFIPPLLVKPLLYIGLVVALKHALYIVYWVLNCLKCKIFARRLRSYGDTVIITGCTDGIGKSLAYSLIRENVNLFLISRNEDALKSMKEDLLVRNRNYKGQIDYATFDYNTGSFTSYRGIQEKIEKLDVGILINNVGVSYPHPLIELREHNIQVQCHVPLFIVTKLSKIRKPSTFVPTADAYAKSAIKRMKQGNSTSSSVISSPYFLHRVQICLYNAVPKLLFDTMSLMTLKAVRQRALKKVRKGD